The DNA window AGCGGGGCGGTGGTGGTTGTGGTAGCGGGGCGGTGGTGGTTGCGGTAGCGGGGCGGTAGTAGTTGCGGTAGCGGGGCGGTGGTGGTTGCGGTAGCGGGGCGGTAGTAGTTGCGGTAGCGGAGGTGGTCGGTGGTCCTCGGTGGATCGAGGGCGAGGTGCGCGAGCGAACGGAGTGAGTGAGTAAGCCGAGGGCTCGGGCGGTGCTGTGCGGTGGTGGTTGCAGAGCGGTCGCGGAGAGCGCCAGCAGTCGTACCGCGAACGAGCGCCGAAGGCGCGAGTGAGCGGGTGTTTTTAGTCCAGGTTTTTGGTCGGGGGTTGAGCGCGCCGCAGGCGCGCGATGCCCCCGTCTAAAAAAGTGGGTTTATATGACGCGGTTCTGGAGGTAATCGAGGTGTTTCGCGTTGTAGACGATCTGCACGGTGTCGGCGGCGGGGCTACCGATGCAGGTCAGGCGGACGTTGCGATCCTCGACCTCCTCGTCGCTGAGGATCTGCTGCATGTCCATGTCGATCTCACCCTCCGTGACGATGGCGGCGCAGTTCGCACACGCGCCTGCCCGACACGAGAACGGCCAGTCGTAGCCCTGAGCCTCGGCGGCTTCGAGGATGTACTCGGACTCGTTGACGTCGAGGGAGCCGTAATCCTCCTCCCCGAGGTCGGCGTCTTCGGCCTTCTCGAAGAGGTCGTCGTCCTCGAGATCCCAGCCCTGGTCGTCGAACACTTCGTAGTTGACGTATTCTACGGTAGGCATCACGTCGGCGTTCTCGCCCCGGCTTGTTAGACCTTGCTGTTTCGGTGGCGTCGACGTGTTTCTCGGCACAAATGCAGGAACAATCGGGTGGAATCCACGGACCACATCGCCGACGGCACGGACCTCTCTCAGGAGAGCACGACGAACCGAAAGAGCAGAAACGAGGTGAGGGTCGCGATCGCCGGCACGAGGTTCTGCATGGCGATGACGCGGGCGCTCGCCCCCGGTTTGAACAGATCCACCGCCGACTCGTCGTCAGCCGTCTCGTCGCCGATCGGGGCCGGCTTCGTCCCCGGATCGGGTGGACTCCCACCGCCGCCCACGGTCTGTCCGTCGGCGTCGGTGGCGAATGCGTCGACCGAGACGGCCGGCGATTCGCCCTGCCGGACGTCGGTGACGGTGACGGTTCGCGTGGCGCGCCCCCAGCCGAGCCCCACGATACTCATCGTGGAGATGATGACGACGCTGACGGGAATATCGAACCACGAGAGCAGCGTTACGAGCGTCGAACTCACCATCGCCACGATCAGCGCCGCGAGCAGCGGCATTTCGGTGAGGTCGTTCCCCATCGTGTCCATGGTCCGTCGGCCGATCGTGAA is part of the Halococcus salifodinae DSM 8989 genome and encodes:
- the fer gene encoding ferredoxin Fer yields the protein MPTVEYVNYEVFDDQGWDLEDDDLFEKAEDADLGEEDYGSLDVNESEYILEAAEAQGYDWPFSCRAGACANCAAIVTEGEIDMDMQQILSDEEVEDRNVRLTCIGSPAADTVQIVYNAKHLDYLQNRVI